The Spartinivicinus poritis region GAGCAACTCTGTAGCATAAAATTTTCTTACACCGTATTTTTAAGTAGATTATGACACCAAAATACTGATTAATTACGAAGCACTAGAAACTCAAACAGAAGAGCCAAATAAAAATACATTTAATTACAAAATCACCAACTACTTATTCTTTATGAATAAAGTAGAGAATACAAGATAAAGCCTTTTCCTAGATAGTTTATTTACCATATAGAAGCTTAGCAAGCTATTATCATCAAGGCTAATTAAGCAGTCCCCTCTAAGAATGAAATCACTTGTATTAAAGAACAAGGTATAGATTTTTCTCAGTGTAAAAATACTTATCTTAAAGTTACACCCCGAATGTTACTATAACGTAACACCCCTGTAAAGTGTTAGTCATGAGAAAGTTATAGTCACGCCCACTAAATGTGCACTATTTTTTTATTTAAACTTTATTACAACACAAGTTAAAAAACTATTTTAGTATTGTATAAGCATGCATATACCAGTCAAACCCTAAGCTCAGTTAACCTGATTACAGATAGGATATAAATGACCACTTATCCTGCACCCATTATCGCTATTGCACCCTGATGAATCCTGGACTACAAAGTGTGTATTGCAGACATTCTGGGGTTCCACGATAGATAGTACTTGTAAGGATGAGTAGAGCGCTAGAATTGAAACCTGGACGAATTAATAGACTTTATTGAAGTACTCGGATGAAGTTAGTGTGTTTTTATGCTGCTTTATTTCAAGCCATATTTTGAGTAAACCTCATCTAATAAAGTACGGTCAGACTGCTCTTTTCACTTAGTTACTTTGTCAAAAGCTTCATGCAGTGCTGCAATATCTTGATCTGGTACATCCTTACTTGACCACAACACTAACGCTGGATCGACGCTAGGTAAAACTACCTACAAGGACACTGCAAGTAGTGGTAGGCTAATGAAGTAGAAAATTAATAGAGCGGGCGTTTGGCAAGACCCATTGATCCACTTGTTAGCTTAGTTTTTATAATCAGGATCGACAAAGCTCCACTCTGTGACCGGTACTTGAACAATCATTACAGAGTCTTGCTTAAACTTCCGTGCGTATAGGGACGCTAATTCCTTGGCTTTGGTGATGTCCTTGGAGTCAACTATGACAGTCACTACCTTAGAACGTTCGGGTTTGCCTTTATAGTAACCAACGGAATCCACAACATTAAAACCGTCGAAGACCTTGACTATTTCGTCTTGTTGAAAAGACTGCCACTCTTCTAAAGACACACCGCCCCCATCAGGAAGAGATAAGCCAAAAAACATTCTCAACCTATACAACTCATCTGCGTAGGTAGTTGAAGTACCGACCAAAATTATTATTGACACTAAGAGGTAATACAGTCTTTTTTTCATGGTCCCTCCCCTGGTTAGAAACTAACATCTCGATAAGTGGCAAGCTAAAAGCTTGTTCCGTTTAACTACCTTGCTATGCATTTTTCTGTAAGATTGCCGCACGTATCATCAAAAACACCCATCAACACCAGGCCTTAATCACTGGCCTCTCAGCTATGAACTCAGGGTTACCTATCACACTTATACTTAAACTGGCTTCTGTATCATTTACCCCACTTAGCTTGGCTTTAGTGCTGGCTTTGGCTGCTTCCCTAGTTGGATATACCATTTTTAATAGTGTAGATCGGCTTACCATCACCAACCTTGACATGCTCTGTCTTACAACCTTCAGCATTATGATACTTAGCTATAACACTTTTATAATATTGTCTGTAAAGAGCTTTTAAATTCCATTTATTAATTTTAGACATTGTTATTGGTGACAATTGTTTACCGGTAACAGTTTTGGTTTTCCCTCGTTCTACAAACACCAAATGTTGCATTATTGGCTTAACAGTTGCTCCATGATCTAATGCAATACGACTTAAAAAATTAATATCTGATTCTTCAGTCTAGTCTATATGGCCAATGACAATAGAGGTAAATGCTCCTGCAATTTTAGGCTTCAAACCACTGTCATTGGCCACTGTCGTTACACAGTTTTTTTGATGTTGACTGGGTAGTGCGGAATGGTGATTTGGTAGTTGACGTGCATAATAAACTACCCTGTCGGTAGATTAGTAGTCATAATTTTCAGTCACCTGAGATTTAGTGGCAAACTCAGGTAAGCTAACTTCAATAGCTATAGATAAAAAAATACCCCGTAAAAACGAGGCATTTTATATAAAAATGTAAATAGTAAGCTGGTTTAATTGAACTCTGCTTTTGCTTCACCAAAATCAGCAGGGCGAATAACGACTGTACCAGCTAATTTGTCATGAAAACCTTGTTTTTTCTTATCCCATGCCACCCAAAAAATACCTAAACCTAATGGAAGGAGGGAAATATAATAAGCAAAATAACGTCCAATGAGTTGACCTACAGAGGCCTTTTGACCAGTCTTTGCATTGACTATTTTAGCTTTAACAGCCATTTTCCCCGGTGTTGCAGATTTGTATACCCAAAATAGGATAACAGCTACTGCAGGAAATACATAGCTTAATAGAAAGTCTAGTGGACCGTTAATCATCTCTTCTGAAAGATAATAATCTTTCCCATATACAGACATTAATATTGGAGTGGTAATTAATAGCATAATAATTGTATCAACTATTGCTGCACCAGACCTTGCCCAAAAACCTACATAAGTAAAGCCATTATCACCACCAATTTGAGACTCAGGGGCTTTATAAGGGTTGCTCAACGTTACTTCTCCACTCGTTAATTCCAACCTCCAATACTACCACTTAACTAACCTGTTTAAAATACGCACTATTACTACAGCTCCAGCAACTCACGGATGGCTTGCATGTGATCAGTGCCTTCTATTTTACGCACATGGTTAACCACATCGATTTCGTAAATTAGCTTGTTATTGATGGTAAAACTTAGCTCCATTGCTTCCATCCCCATATCCAGGTGGGTTACTCCATCCATGCCACCACCTCGAAACGCTTCGGTTTTAACTGTGTGAAGTTAATCGATCGATTTGTACTCTAACGCATGTGCGTTGATGATCTACCTGATAGATAGTGCCAGGGAGAATTAAATTAACCAGTAATCGGTAGAGCTCATTGATTCTAAATAGCTCATTCAATACACAATATCTCAAATACCATTACTCAACGAGAGTAAAATATATTACTTTTCCAATGGTGTACTACTATATTTCTAAAATAGGTCATGAATACTCTATAAAAGTTTAAATGAAAAACTCAAATCATTTACAATCACTTCTAGCTTTGATGCGAAGCATTCTTCGTCTGAAGTGAATAAGCTATCCAGCCCTGCAACTAAAATCTGGCTTAAGTTATTTATAATTGATAAGTTCATAGAATTTATGAGTTAAAGGTTTTCAGCTTACCATAGGGTAAATAACCTTCTCTATTTATATTTATTACTAGCTCTTCTTCAAAAAGATAAAGAGCTTCTAATTTCATGGATTTATCATTCTTAATAGAAATGCATATCTACTTGTACGTCAGTATTTATATACTGGTTGACCTTAGTACTATTATTAAAAAGTTACAAAACTTTACTGATAAATACTTTTCTTTCACAGTTCCATCGTTACTATACACGCGCTGAAATATTTAGCACTCTTATAACCAACAAATAACAAATAGAATTATGAGGTTTATAATGTTTAAACGTATGGAACTATCTACAGCCATTATTACAGTAGCACTTTTGGCTTCTTCAAGCTCTCAAGCTGCAGTAACCAAAGTTATTTGCTCTGATTTAACTGACTTGCAGAACTGGTCAATGGCAAAACATCAAGATGGAACGAATGTGACTATAAATGGGAAATGGTATAAAACTACTGTAAATGGCAACTCAAATATCACTTTTAGCTTTTTTCTAACATCTCAATCAAGCTATGACCAGCTTAGCCAGTATTGTGGAGCTAATTATGTTCCTCAACCAATGTCAGTCAGTAACAAGCATGTATTTGTAACTGAAGACAGTAGTAGTCAATTAGTTGCTCAACCTGGAGTGTTGAGCGGTCAATTTTATAATACAAATAGCATACCACCAGCATCAATTAATACATTTACAATATCTGAGCCGAATCCACAGATAGTTGACCACCTTAAAATTGTACCACATATAGAAAATACGCCTTCCACAAGGGCGCGAGTTGAGTTTGATACTAGTATTCCACAGCTGCGTCAACGTTTAAATAATGACGTAAGAGCTGATTGGGTTCCATTTGACACTTCAGAAGGTTTTGCTTTAGAAGAGTAAGACTAAAAGCCAGGAATATTAGTCCTGGCTCAACTTTAGGATATTGTTAGTTTCATTAGCCTTTAAAGGCCTAACTGCTGACGAAGTGCTTCGTTTTCTTTTTTCAGTTCTTTCACTGCTTCGATTAAAACACCAACAAGTCC contains the following coding sequences:
- a CDS encoding DUF3574 domain-containing protein; its protein translation is MKKRLYYLLVSIIILVGTSTTYADELYRLRMFFGLSLPDGGGVSLEEWQSFQQDEIVKVFDGFNVVDSVGYYKGKPERSKVVTVIVDSKDITKAKELASLYARKFKQDSVMIVQVPVTEWSFVDPDYKN
- a CDS encoding phage major tail tube protein: MGMEAMELSFTINNKLIYEIDVVNHVRKIEGTDHMQAIRELLEL
- a CDS encoding RDD family protein, with amino-acid sequence MSNPYKAPESQIGGDNGFTYVGFWARSGAAIVDTIIMLLITTPILMSVYGKDYYLSEEMINGPLDFLLSYVFPAVAVILFWVYKSATPGKMAVKAKIVNAKTGQKASVGQLIGRYFAYYISLLPLGLGIFWVAWDKKKQGFHDKLAGTVVIRPADFGEAKAEFN